The following are from one region of the Siniperca chuatsi isolate FFG_IHB_CAS linkage group LG21, ASM2008510v1, whole genome shotgun sequence genome:
- the eve1 gene encoding even-skipped-like1, which yields MLAESRQTPVAAAAVVHGPSGEEQTEPCPRSALLDQSRRHRTAFTREQLSRLEEEYGKESYVSRPQRCELATALNLPETTIKVWFQNRRMKDKRQRHSLPWPHSLIDPLGALLIGRASPSSTLPYPFISPHLPLHHHYPLALSSSASSPHSGYSAPMRTLDALRLSQYHNRPGSLPPTTAALYPSTSIVHHPASCPCPLCLHWGPEQLLKARGEALGLSQRRSPKANIQPASLEQGEEMA from the exons ATGC TGGCGGAGAGCAGACAGACGCCGGTAGCGGCCGCCGCCGTTGTGCACGGTCCCAGCGGAGAGGAGCAGACGGAGCCGTGCCCGCGCAGCGCCCTGCTCGACCAAAGCCGGCGGCACCGGACAGCGTTTACGCGCGAGCAGCTGTCCCGACTGGAGGAGGAGTACGGCAAGGAGAGCTACGTCTCCAGACCCCAGCGCTGCGAACTGGCCACGGCGCTGAACTTACCTGAGACAACGATAAAG gTGTGGTTCCAGAACAGGAGGATGAAGGACAAACGGCAGAGACACTCCTTGCCGTGGCCTCACTCTCTCATCGACCCCCTGGGGGCGCTCCTGATAGGCCGTGCCTCTCCTTCTTCCACCTTGCCATACCCCTTCATCTcgccccacctccccctccaccaccactaccCCCTAGCTCTCTCCTCATCAGCATCCTCCCCTCACAGTGGCTACAGCGCACCCATGAGGACCCTGGATGCACTCCGCCTCTCCCAGTACCACAACAGACCAGGAAGTCTGCCTCCAACCACAGCAGCCCTCTACCCTTCCACCAGCATCGTGCACCATCCCGCCTCATGCCCCTGCCCCCTCTGCCTTCACTGGGGACCAGAGCAACTGCTCAAAGCCAGAGGGGAGGCACTGGGACTGAGCCAGCGTCGTAGTCCCAAGGCCAACATCCAGCCTGCCAGTCTGGAGCAGGGGGAAGAGATGGCgtaa